CTGAAGCGTCAAAACCTGCGCGACCATATGACCGACCTGGAACTGATTTTCTCTATGTTAGGCGAGGCGTCAACCACCCAGATTACCAAGGTGGAACATCCGGACGGATTTGTGGAAAACAAGAAAGTGGCCCGGCGGGGCGGCAATGTGTCCGGAATAGCCCGCAAGAAACTGGAGCAGGAAACCGGCGGCCGGGTGGTCAGTCCGCAAAACTATCTGGCAAATCAGCAGAATAAACGGCTAAAAGATAAGTAATGGCAAAACCCGGTGAAGAGGCAGAAGCGGCCCCGGAGCCGGCCCGGAAACAAAGCCCGTCAGTGGAAGAGACCGAAAGCAGCGACGAAGCTACTAACTAACGAATCAATTCCCACAACCAGTTAATTGCTGGACATTCCGGGCGGGATTTTCTAAGTTTAAGGCATAAAATCAACCTCTATCAATAAAGAATTAGTGTATCCCCGGAATTAGAATTCGTATGAATTTTCTGCGTAAAATATTTAAGAAGAAAGCGCAGGTTGATCCTGCCAATGATCCTAACATGGTAAAGGCCTATGATGGATATGGTCGGGAAATATTTATCTCCAAACAGCAATGGAAGGACAAGGTACTCCTGAAGAATCTAGAGGAGAAACGCAACAATCCTAATCAGCTTTATGATTGGCTTTTCTTGGCACTGAAAGATGGATTTGTGCAAGATATTGTTCCTTATGCCGAGCATTTATGGCGCACTGACCCTATTCCATCCAGGGGAGCCGCAGTACTCGGTATTGTCTATATGAAGAATAACCGCTTGGATGAGGCGGAACGAGTATTAAATGATTTCCTGTCAGCACATGGCGATAATGGGGTTGTTCTGACTAACTTGGCAAAGGTATACGATAAACGGGGGGATAAAGCAAAAGCCGAATCAATTCTTTGGCATGCCTTGGAGGTTGACCCTAATCAGGAAAATGGGCTTGCTTGGTATATTGCAATTCAGAGTGAGCGGGGAGGCGAAGCGTCGGTACTCGATGCCTATCATCATATCGCCGCTTGGCCCAAAAGCTGGAGGGTCCAGCTTTGGTTGGCGCGTGAGGCGCTTGCACGCAAAGATTTGCCAGCTGCGGAGGCATTTTACGCGGAAGTATTTGCCAGGGCTGAGCGTCCGGTTCCCGATTATGTCCTTACACAAATAAGTGGAGACTTAGGTAAGAACGGATATCTGGCAGAGATGTTTCGTCTGGTCGAGCCTCATTTTGACCCGGCTATTCACGGCTTTAATGTTGGAAATAATCTTATAATGGCCAATCGTGAACTTGGTCGCACAGATATTGCCCGGCGTATTCTAAATCAGCTTTATGCCCAGAAACGTCCTGATTGGCAGCATGCGTTAAAGTACTGGGACACTGAACTTGCCAAAGACGAAGTAGCGCGCAAGGCGCAACAAAACCCCGGACAATCTATTGTTTTCATTTCAACAGAAGGTCCGTTATGGGCAAGTAAGGAATCCCCATTTGCAGTTCTCATGCCGGCTAAATCTGGTAACACACCGCAGATTGCCGTTTTGGGAAGCATGGCCTTGTTTTCGGAGTTATCCAAAAAGCCTGTGCCTCAACTCAGCGATGCTCCGGGCCGTATCAGCCGGATTGTTGCTCTTTTTCTGGCTGAAAAAATCCACCTTCAAACCGATGCGGTTGGTATAGCTTTAACTCCTTGGGCGCAAAAACTAGGGTTTGCTGTTTTTGGTAATCCCTACGGCGACAAGGATCTCTGTGAAGTTGCATGTAAGAGTGTGAAAGTTCCGCATTTTATCGTTGCTGTCAATTTTGATGCTACCCAGTTAAAATGGAAAATGATACTACGCTTATTGAGGGTGAGTGATTGTGTGCGTGTTGCAGAAGAACAGATTGAAGCCGATCCGCTGAATCCCGGACCAGCTATTGAGCTTTTAGCTCAAACGCTTCAACAGTTGCTTGCTAAATACGCCGGGGTGCATATTACGGCACATCCGCAATGGTACCAGAATCTATCCGGACCGGATTTATCTGACTATCTTCTGCGGCTTGAGCAACAACTTGCAGTAATATGTAAAAATCTCGATTTCCTCGAAGGAGGAGGTTTGTTCGGGGAACATGAAATCATTGATGGTGTTTTGCAACTCTGTCTAAGTCAGCCGGCAAGCCAATTGGTTAGAATGGTTCTGGCCCAAACGCTCCGGCAGATGAGCAAATTGCACCCGGAACTTATTTCCGAATATAAAGATAAGATTAATTTACTCCAACGGACTCATCTTCTGACAGGAGAAGTTGGCGAATTGATTAATAAAGCCATTAATCAGACAATGACACGGACGGCTTAGTGATACGACTTTCTAGTCCAGGGACACAACAAATTATCCTCCATCCTTACAGCGACCATAGAGTATCCCCTAAGCGGGGGCGGTCTATCCCCTAAGCGGGGATGGGCTATCCCCTAAGCGGGGAGGGGCTATCCCCTAAGCGGGGACGGGCTATCCTCTAAGCGGGGAGGGACTACCCCCTAAGCGAGGGTGGACTATCCCCTAAGCTGGGAGGGGCTACCCCCTAAGCGGGGTGGGGCTACCCCCTAAGCGGGGATGGGCTATCCCCTAAGCGAGGTGGGGCTATCCCCTATGCGAGGTAGGGCTATCCCCTAAGCGAGGTGGGACTATTCCCTAAGCCGGGACGGGCTATCCCCTAAGCGGGGACGGACTATCCCCTAAGCCGGGAGGGGCTACCCCCTAAGCGGGGATGGGCTATCCCCTATGCGAGGATGGGGTATCACGGGTGCGGGGATGGGGGGAGGGGGGAGGGGGGATACCCCACCCCCCACCGTCTGAACCGGTTTTTGAGATAATAACTTTATGGATAAATGGTTACGCCAAAACCCGAGTGATTTTGGTAGCAGATTTCAGCCCGGATTACTTATTTAACGAGACATTAGACGACTTTTGGGGGTCGATATTGGCCTTTTGTTCTATGTCCCGCCAGAAGATAGGGCCAATGCGGCTGCGCCTAAGAGGCCGGCATCCTCGCCTAATTTGGCCGGGACAATCAGGGGCTTGCGATAGGGGTGTTTCATTATACTTGCCTTGACTACCTGACGCAGGGGTTTGAACAGAATCTCACCGGCCTGAGCCACTCCGCCGCCGATTACCACCATCTCCGGGTCAAAGATGTTAATCAGCGATGCGCAGGCCAGACCGAGATAATGGGCGGTGTCTTGAACAACTTCGCGGGCGAGTTTGTCGCCTTTTCTGGCTTTGTCAAATATTGTTTTAGCAGTAATGTCGTGCGTCTTGCGTCCTACGTCTTGCGTCCGGACGCCCAACGCATAACGCCCAACGCATAACGCATAGCGTTCTACAATGGCCGGTGCGCTGACCAGCGCTTCCAGATGCCCGGGTTTCCCGCAACTGCAGTCCGGGCCATTGGGGTCTACGTTCATATGCCCGATTTCAGCGGCATAGAAATGCGAGCCGCGATATATCTGGTTGTCAATGATAATCCCGCCGCCTACGCCGGTGCCTAAGGTCAGGCAGATGAGATTCGTTGCTTTCTTCCCAGCGCCCCAGCATTTCTCACCCCAGCCGGCCAAATTGGCATCGTTGTCTATGAAGACGGGTATTTTGAGCGCCTTCTCAAGCTCCTGTTTTACCTTCGTGCCTTTCCAGCCAATCAGATTGGGGGAGTCAGCCAGGATAATGCCTCTTTCAGCGTCAATAGAGCCGGGACAGGCGAGGCCGACACCGCGAACGGAATGACGAATGACGAATGACGAATGACGAATAACTTGATTGACTAATTGGGCAATGAGCCGGATGCCTTGTTTGCCATTGGGTGCTTTCGAGAAAGAGACCTTTTTCCTGGCCTTGATATGGCCGTTTTGGTCCACCAGCGCCGCGGTGATGTGGCTGCCGCCTAAATCGATACCAATAGCAAATTTGGTCATAAGATGTATATAGTAAAATCCCCCTTAATCCCCCTTTTGCAAAGGGGGAAGGGGGATTAGAGCAAATAGTCCTATAACCTTAAGTGCCAACCGTCTCAAGGTCAGGTTTTTTGTCGCCCTGATTACACTTCTTGAGCAGTTTTTCCCATTCCTTATCCACATTGGCCTGGAGTTTGTTGATAAGCTCCTGGTTCGGTCCGCTCCGGTGGGTGCTCCCGGTCTCTGCGGAGTTCCCGCCCTTGGCGAAGATGTGCTTGAACCGGCCCTGGGGCTTGAGCCATTCGGTGATGGGTTTCTTTTCCTTGGGGATATAATTGAGTTTGTATTCCCCGTTTTCCACTTCATAAAGCGGCCAGTAGCAGGTATCAGCCGCAATCCGGGCCAGGTTGATGGAGTCCTTCATCTCGTTTCGCCAGCCCCGGTGGCAGGGCGAGAGGATATTCAGGAAGCTCGGGCCGTCAGCGGCCAGTGCCTTTTTGACCTTGGTCATCAGGTCGCGCCAATGGGCCGGCGTGGTCTGGGCCAGGTAGGGGATATTATGGGCTGCCACGATGCCGGTCAGGTCCTTGCGGAAGACCGGTTTGCCGTAACTGGCCGAGCCGGCCGGGGTAGTGGTGGTGGAAGCGCCCATTGGGGTGGCGCCGGAGCGCTGGATGCCGGTATTCATATAGGCCTCGTTGTTGTAGCAGACATAGAGGAACTTGTGGCCGCGTTCCAATGCGCCGGAAAGCGCCTGCAAGCCGATATCAAAGGTCCCGCCGTCGCCGCCCACGGCGATGAATTTAATGGTCTTGGTAACCTTGCCCTGGCGTTTGAGCGACTGGTAAGCGGCCTCGATGCCGGAGATGGTCGCGGCCGAATTCTCGAAGGCGCTGTGAATCCAGTTGCATTTCCAGGCCGTATACGGATAGGTGGCGGTGGCCACATAGAGACAGCCGGTAGCCACGGACATAACCACCGGGTCTTCGGCGGCCATCAATATCTGGCGGAAGGTGGTTCCGGCGCCGCAACCGGCGCAAAGCCGGTGTCCGGAGACGAATGTTTCTTCCTTCTTGGATAATTCTTTTAAACTTAGTGCCATAAAATTCCTTTCTTACTTAATTTTTGCGAAACGCCCCTTCCGTCATTCCCGTGTAAACGGGAATCCAGTAATCACATGGGGTCTGGATTCCTGCTTTCGCAGGAATGACATAAAAGGGAAATTATTCTCTTACCGTTAAATAGTCAAACACCTTATCAACCTTGCCGGCCTTGGCCACATCAAACAATTTCTGGAATACCTTGTTGATGTCTTCCAGCCGGATATCGCGTCCGCCGATTCCATAGATGTAATTAATCATCAGGGGCTGTTTGGGCAGTCCGTACATGGCAGACCTGACCTCGGTAAAGGTCGGGGTGCCGCCGGCGCCGAAGGCATCGACCCGGTCCATAACCGCGATGGCCTTGAGATGTTTCAGCGCGTTCTTGATTTCCTCTGCCGGGAACGGCCTGAAGATGCGGGGCTTGAGCAGCCCGACCTTGACGCCCTTGGCCCGGAGTTCATTGACCACCATCTTGGCCACGCCGGCCGCGGAATTGATGATGACCAGCGCGTATTCGGCGTCATCCAATTTGTAGGATTCGAACAGCCCGTATTTCCGGCCGGACATCTTGGCGAATTCCTCGGCCACCTCAAGTATCTTGGCCTTGCTGTTTATAATCGCCTCGGAATGCTGGCGTTTGTGTTCGGTATAATAATCCTGCAGGGCGCAGGCGCCGATAGTCACCGGGTTATCCACATCCAGCAGTGAATTTATGGCTTTGAACTCGCCCACGAATTTCCTGACCGCCTCGTCATCGAGCAGGTCAACCCGTTCCACGGAATGGGTGGTGATGAATCCGTCCATCGAGACCATGACCGGCAGGCGGATGTCCATATCTTCGCCGATGCGGACGGCCTGGATGAGGTTGTCATACATCTCCTGGGCGTTTTCGGAGTATATTTGGATCCAGCCGGAATCGCGTCCGCCCATGGTATCATCGTGCCCGCAGTGGATATTTAGCGGCGCGCTTAAGGAGCGGTTGGCTACATACATTATCACCGGTGTGCGCAGTCCGGCGGCGATGGG
This sequence is a window from Planctomycetota bacterium. Protein-coding genes within it:
- a CDS encoding ROK family protein, whose product is MTKFAIGIDLGGSHITAALVDQNGHIKARKKVSFSKAPNGKQGIRLIAQLVNQVIRHSSFVIRHSVRGVGLACPGSIDAERGIILADSPNLIGWKGTKVKQELEKALKIPVFIDNDANLAGWGEKCWGAGKKATNLICLTLGTGVGGGIIIDNQIYRGSHFYAAEIGHMNVDPNGPDCSCGKPGHLEALVSAPAIVERYALCVGRYALGVRTQDVGRKTHDITAKTIFDKARKGDKLAREVVQDTAHYLGLACASLINIFDPEMVVIGGGVAQAGEILFKPLRQVVKASIMKHPYRKPLIVPAKLGEDAGLLGAAALALSSGGT
- a CDS encoding pyruvate ferredoxin oxidoreductase (catalyzes the formation of acetyl-CoA from pyruvate and coenzyme A) → MALSLKELSKKEETFVSGHRLCAGCGAGTTFRQILMAAEDPVVMSVATGCLYVATATYPYTAWKCNWIHSAFENSAATISGIEAAYQSLKRQGKVTKTIKFIAVGGDGGTFDIGLQALSGALERGHKFLYVCYNNEAYMNTGIQRSGATPMGASTTTTPAGSASYGKPVFRKDLTGIVAAHNIPYLAQTTPAHWRDLMTKVKKALAADGPSFLNILSPCHRGWRNEMKDSINLARIAADTCYWPLYEVENGEYKLNYIPKEKKPITEWLKPQGRFKHIFAKGGNSAETGSTHRSGPNQELINKLQANVDKEWEKLLKKCNQGDKKPDLETVGT
- the porA gene encoding pyruvate ferredoxin oxidoreductase, whose translation is MTGNNAVSEAMRQINPDVVAAYPITPQTEAVEEFAEFVANGLVKTQYVPVESEHSSMSACIGSSAAGARTMTATSSAGFALMWEMLPIAAGLRTPVIMYVANRSLSAPLNIHCGHDDTMGGRDSGWIQIYSENAQEMYDNLIQAVRIGEDMDIRLPVMVSMDGFITTHSVERVDLLDDEAVRKFVGEFKAINSLLDVDNPVTIGACALQDYYTEHKRQHSEAIINSKAKILEVAEEFAKMSGRKYGLFESYKLDDAEYALVIINSAAGVAKMVVNELRAKGVKVGLLKPRIFRPFPAEEIKNALKHLKAIAVMDRVDAFGAGGTPTFTEVRSAMYGLPKQPLMINYIYGIGGRDIRLEDINKVFQKLFDVAKAGKVDKVFDYLTVRE